In Marasmius oreades isolate 03SP1 chromosome 3, whole genome shotgun sequence, a single window of DNA contains:
- a CDS encoding uncharacterized protein (MEROPS:MER0001400) → MITANRSVTPNNFIVPIANAVANVAFKNNKVVAFGQSFVDTSKAADSKPSIDVSTVVSKVEGILQGKKNDIEPTVKYLAQPDGSIPLVHAFQVQNDNAGTFYEALVDAHSGELVSVTDFVAEASYRAVPIYKQDITQGLELITNPSLPSASPSGWHYVRGVNTTVTFGNNVVAYKGATTGTTKQSSSGLVFDYTYNPNVGPTAGSNVDAARTNAFYLINAYHDTLYQYGFTESKFNFQYDNLGKGGAGNDPVLVSVQDASGVNNAFFATPPDGQPGQCTTYIFTYTNPNRDSVLSNDIVIHELTHGLSNRLTGGGTAACLQTLESRGLGEGWSDAVADWFVHSASPQITDFVFLPWLYNNPRGARTRPYSTSTTTNGYRYADIGQMNQQHSAFGPS, encoded by the exons ATGATAACGGCGAATCGTTCGGTTACGCCCAACAACTTCAT TGTTCCCATTGCGAATGCTGTGGCCAATGTTGCATTCAAAAACAACAAGGTTGTCGCTTTTGGTCAATCGTTCGTTGATACCT CCAAAGCTGCGGATTCCAAACCATCAATCGATGTTTCCACCGTCGTTTCAAAGGTGGAAGGTATTCTGCAAGGCAAAAAGAACGACATCGAGCCGACTGTCAAGTATCTTGCTCAGCCAGATGGCTCCATTCCTCTGGTGCACGCCTTCCAAGTCCAGAACGACAATGCTGGGACCTTCTATGAAGCTCTTGTTGATGCACACTCTGGGGAATTAGTCTCTGTCACCGACTTTGTCGCTGAAGCCTCT TACCGTGCTGTCCCAATCTACAAACAGGACATTACACAGGGCCTCGAACTTATTACAAACCCCTCGCTCCCCTCTGCATCACCCAGCGGATGGCATTATGTAAGAGGTGTTAATACCACCGTTACCTT TGGTAACAACGTCGTCGCCTATAAGGGTGCGACGACAGGTACTACCAAACAATCCAGTAGCGGTCTCGTCTTTGACTACACGTACAACCCCAACGTAGGCCCGACTGCAGGATCTAACGTTGATGCTGCCCGCACGAATGCTTTCTACTTGATCAACGCCTATCACGATACGTTGTACCAGTATGGTTTCACGGAAAGCAAGTTCAACTTCCAGTACGACAACCTTGGAAAGGGTGGTGCCGGGAATGACCCAGTTCTCGTCAGTGTTCAGGATGCTTCTGGAGTCAACAACGCCTTCTTTGCTACTCCCCCCGA CGGTCAACCTGGACAGTGCACGACGTACATATTCACTTATACGAACCCGAACCGGGATAGCGTCCTATCAAATGATATCGTAATTCACGAACTGACCCATGGGCTCAGCAACCGATTGACTGGTGGTGGTACAGCCGCTTGTTTGCAGACTCTTGAGTCCAGAGGTTTGGGTGAAGGATGGTCCGACGCCGTTGCCGA CTGGTTCGTCCACTCTGCCTCTCCTCAGATCACCGACTTCGTGTTTTTGCCTTGGCTATATAACAACCCTCGGGGTGCTAGAACAAGGCCTTATTCAACTTCCACGACGACCAACGGTTATAGGTATGCCGATATTGGTCAGATGAATCAACAACACAGTGCGTTTGGTCCCTCATAA
- a CDS encoding uncharacterized protein (MEROPS:MER0001400) — MVFFNRLLSSVLLAILYASYSNAAPSPSSDATYSTQYVKDLGNGAKVQIFHPPSNYSTFGEGFDTPSSLSDAPIEDKTVSFVASQLNIDSGKVSFKSGYTNDNGESFGYAQQLHDSVPIANAVANVAFKNNKVVAFGQSFVDTSKAADSKPSIDVSTVVSKVEGILQGKKNDIEPTVKYLAQPDGSIPLVHAFQVQNDNAGTFYEALVDAHSGELVSVTDFVAEASYRAVPIYKQDITQGLELITNPSLPSASPSGWHYVRGVNTTVTFGNNVVAYKGATTGTTKQSSSGLVFDYTYNPNVGPTAGSNVDAARTNAFYLINAYHDTLYQYGFTESKFNFQYDNLGKGGAGNDPVLVSVQDASGVNNAFFATPPDGQPGQCTTYIFTYTNPNRDSVLSNDIVIHELTHGLSNRLTGGGTAACLQTLESRGLGEGWSDAVADWFVHSASPQITDFVFLPWLYNNPRGARTRPYSTSTTTNGYRYADIGQMNQQHSAFGPS, encoded by the exons ATGGTCTTCTTCAATAGACTCCTCTCCTCTGTGCTTCTCGCCATTTTGTATGCCTCCTACAGCAATGCCGCTCCTAGTCCTTCATCGGATGCGACGTACAGCACTCAATATGTGAAGGACCTAGGAAATGGTGCCAAGGTTCAAATATTTCATCCTCCTTCCAACTACAGT ACTTTTGGGGAGGGCTTTGACACTCCTTCATCGCTTTCCGATGCTCCGATCGAAGACAAGACGGTTTCGTTTGTTGCCTCGCAACTCAACATAGATTCCGGCAAGGTTTCATTCAAGTCCGGATATACCAATGATAACGGCGAATCGTTCGGTTACGCCCAACAACTTCAT GACAGTGTTCCCATTGCGAATGCTGTGGCCAATGTTGCATTCAAAAACAACAAGGTTGTCGCTTTTGGTCAATCGTTCGTTGATACCT CCAAAGCTGCGGATTCCAAACCATCAATCGATGTTTCCACCGTCGTTTCAAAGGTGGAAGGTATTCTGCAAGGCAAAAAGAACGACATCGAGCCGACTGTCAAGTATCTTGCTCAGCCAGATGGCTCCATTCCTCTGGTGCACGCCTTCCAAGTCCAGAACGACAATGCTGGGACCTTCTATGAAGCTCTTGTTGATGCACACTCTGGGGAATTAGTCTCTGTCACCGACTTTGTCGCTGAAGCCTCT TACCGTGCTGTCCCAATCTACAAACAGGACATTACACAGGGCCTCGAACTTATTACAAACCCCTCGCTCCCCTCTGCATCACCCAGCGGATGGCATTATGTAAGAGGTGTTAATACCACCGTTACCTT TGGTAACAACGTCGTCGCCTATAAGGGTGCGACGACAGGTACTACCAAACAATCCAGTAGCGGTCTCGTCTTTGACTACACGTACAACCCCAACGTAGGCCCGACTGCAGGATCTAACGTTGATGCTGCCCGCACGAATGCTTTCTACTTGATCAACGCCTATCACGATACGTTGTACCAGTATGGTTTCACGGAAAGCAAGTTCAACTTCCAGTACGACAACCTTGGAAAGGGTGGTGCCGGGAATGACCCAGTTCTCGTCAGTGTTCAGGATGCTTCTGGAGTCAACAACGCCTTCTTTGCTACTCCCCCCGA CGGTCAACCTGGACAGTGCACGACGTACATATTCACTTATACGAACCCGAACCGGGATAGCGTCCTATCAAATGATATCGTAATTCACGAACTGACCCATGGGCTCAGCAACCGATTGACTGGTGGTGGTACAGCCGCTTGTTTGCAGACTCTTGAGTCCAGAGGTTTGGGTGAAGGATGGTCCGACGCCGTTGCCGA CTGGTTCGTCCACTCTGCCTCTCCTCAGATCACCGACTTCGTGTTTTTGCCTTGGCTATATAACAACCCTCGGGGTGCTAGAACAAGGCCTTATTCAACTTCCACGACGACCAACGGTTATAGGTATGCCGATATTGGTCAGATGAATCAACAACACAGTGCGTTTGGTCCCTCATAA